The Colius striatus isolate bColStr4 chromosome 25, bColStr4.1.hap1, whole genome shotgun sequence region GaggagcaggggaggaggaaCCCAGGTAGCTGCAGGGCCTGGGACTGGTTAAGAACAGGTACATGCAGAACAGCAAGGTGCCAGCCTGGTATTAGTGCAGGAGGGGtatgggaagggaggagagggcCAAGGGGAGGATGAGATCAAGAGTGTTTAGGGAGGGAGGAGATGGTTTTTGGGGCAGGGATCCCAGCAGGGAGTTGTGCAGAAACTGTTAGGATCAAAGGGCAGCTTTAAATACCaaaggggagagcagcaggcagaggggagCCCCGTGGCACCGAAGGACaaacagccccagagcagcccaagCCAGGCTCTGTGAGGgagggggagcagggctggggctgccaggctgggcacGGGCACAGCACGATGGCTCAGACGGTCGCTACAGCGTTGGCATcgctgcaggggcacagagacactccccaggcactgctgcccacgggcACAGCCTGGCAAACTGCCCCTAAACACTCCCATCCCGCCAAACTGCCCCTAAACACTCCCCCTTCCCGAGCCCGGGGATTCTGCTGCACAGCAACTAGAGAGAGATACTGCATCTGGCATTAACCcgccctccccccaccccctcccccagaccccacccccctcccccctccatCTAATCCGACTTCTCGCCGTCATCATCTTGGTGGGCGTCACCATCGTGGCCGTTCTTGTCCTCCTTGGAGAGATGAGCCTGAGAGCCCAAGGCTGAGAGGGAGAGCAGCCCGGTGCCAGCGCTGACAGCGGGCAGGGACGGGGGCTGGAGCCCCATGGGCAGCGGAGTCAGGGGCAGAGCGAGGGCTTGGAGCTGTGACAGCTGGTGagcttgaagctgctgctgtagaGAAAGATGGACAGACAAGGAAGATGGGAGATTTGTCATTTGGAGGGTACTTGGAAGCCTGGgcttgcccagagaggctgtgtctGTAGCCAAGTTTCAAGCAGGGCCCTCAAGGTCCTcggggaaaaacaaacaaacctcaaaaatgaaaataagggTGAGACTGTGGAATCCCTGGGCTGTGGCAGCCTCGAGGGAGGACTCAGTGGTGTGTCCCCAGCACAACACACGGCCCCTAACCCACAGGACAGCTGGCCTCAGGCTCTGTCTGCTCCCACAGGCGGTTACAGCCCTCCCGACCTTGACCAAGAACAGATGGTGTGTTGATGTCAAGGAgcttctgcagctcctgctcaaAACCAAAGCTCCTCTCCTTGCACCctgctgggacagagcaggaatcTGGTGCTTCCTTCCAAACCCATGCCCATGTCACCACCAGTATGGTTAAATCCAtcccagctgggctgcagcacgtCATGGGAGcagcctgctcccagcacacagAGTCAGGACATCCCCAGGCCACGActccccagcctgctcccagcagaGTCAGGACATCCCCAGGCCACGactcccctgcccagctctACCTCACAACTCAAAAGGCACAGATTCCTGGCCCTCTGAACCCAGACTAAACCTGCAGCACGTACACGGATGATGGAGTTCAGTTCTGGTGCTGTAACCTGCTTGGCTCGTTCAATGGCTCCCAGGACCTGCTGCTGATGCTGCAAGAGGAATCAAGAGAGTCATTTCTAATCAACAGAGGAATCACAGGGTCATTTCTAGTATCACAGGGCAAGACAAGAAGGATCCAGCCCTGCTGGGTCTGACACCCTGCACACAGATGTTGGATCTCAGCAGCTGGCACCGAGATATCAGGGCAGAGGGGTTAAACCCACAACTGGGGACACCTGCAACTACTTCATTTGTGATTTGAGCCACTGACCCCACAGCACTGAGGAGCAGGGGAGGAGGCACACTTAGCTCATTCCAGCTCCTCACCACAGCATAAAGCAGgtctccttttcctctcatccttgtcctgctctgcagaggccCAGCAGAGCTCTAAGGTGGGCAAAGCCTCACTCTGcctcccatcccctgcccagACCTGACACAAGGCAAGACCCCAGaaccaacaaaccaaactcAAGACCAGAAGCTTTTAGGAAACTCCTCATTCCTTGGGACACATCTCAGATCtcaactgcagcagctggaagatgctgctgtggagaaaaagcCCAGCAGGGTTCCTCCAAACACAGGCAGGAAAACCAGCTCTATCATATAGCTTAAAAACCAAAGGACATCTGTACTTGCTCCTCTGAGAGCAGCAGGGCTCTGAACACCAGGCCATTACACTCCAACAAGTGGCTTTTCCTTCCCATCttggcagcaggaccagggttggggagggggaaaggggttGCACTAAGATGCAAAAGGTTTAGTTGTTGCTTAGTTATTAGGCAGCTCTGATCTGATCAGTGAGCCACGTTGTCTTTCCCTGAGAACAGGTGGGTGAGgggacaaaaaacccctccccacagcctgagAAACACAacctgcagcccacagccacTCCTGACCAAACAGGCAGCTCTGAGAACAGCTCAGCCTCTGAGGGGATGTGTGGGGAAGTGGCCAGAGAAGGCACTAGAGGTGCTTCATCTTCCTCTTGCCTCAGGCAGCAACTCCCAAGCCCTCCCAATTAATTTCTCAGGAGAGTGGGAGGAGCCCATCAGCTGCACTAATTAATGAGGCAAAGGAACCAGATCTCAAGGAGGAGCCATATGGAGGTATTTATTAGTTTTTTTAATGCCCCCTCCCCCAATTAGGCTCCTAAAGCTCCAGTGCAGGAGTGGCCAAGGGCCCAGGAATCACAGGCAGGAGAGAACAGAGCCCATCTTTGTCCACAGCTGCCAACAAAGGGGATGGGGCCACTGTGCAGCACCCGAGGGGCTGCTTGAACCAAACCTGTTTTGAAGGGCTGAGGGGAAGTGATGAGGTTTCCCAGACCAGGAGGGTTGTGGCACCTTGCTGCCCTGCAGTGGGATGAGTCTCTGCTCCCCCTGAGCCAGAGCTGAGAAGGAGGGAAACTCACCTCTTGTGAAAGATAGGGCAGAACCTGTGCACAAATCCCATTTAGCCTCTTGACAATTTCAGCCTGGAACGtggaaagaagggagaggaaaggtATCAGGCAGCTCAGGACTGACAGCACCCACTGccccatcttcctcctccccaggcagggcCTGAGACCTCAAACAGCCTTAAGTAAACACATCCCCTCCCCACTAAAagatgctgctgccctgggcaatCACCTGGCCACCCAGGCAGTGCCTTTGTAGTGAAATGAATCAATGCTGTTGGCTGCCAAGAGCAACTTTCaattctctcctccctctctctgcctccaaCGTTCATTTAACAAGTTGGGAGCAACCAGAGAGGAAACTTCTTCCCACCTCAGTGGGGATCCCCCTGCTCATGGCAGGGGGGTGGAACAAAATGATGTCTAAGGTCCTCctaaaccattctgtgaatcaCTGGCCTCACACAAGCAGGTGGCAAATGTGAGGGTGTTAAACGTTTCTCTCCTGGGGGAAGAGCCCTTTGCAAATCACTTTGCAATGCTGACAGAGTCAAAAGGGTTTAGACATGTACCTAAACCAGCCCAGGAGGTCCTACCAGCACCAGAGGTGAGTGGACCAGGCTGGCAGACAGTTCATGGGACAGAAGGGAGGATTTGTAGCTCAGATCCTCTGCcaagatgcatttttttcccctaaggaGGCCAGTTTTGTGAGCTTACAACAAAGGTGACAGGATCAGAGGCACCAAGTGCCTTTGTGGGGAGCAGAATTGTGCTAAGAGGCTTATAACTGAGCCACAGCACACAGACAACTTTGTGACTGGAAGCTGAAGCCAGATAAGAGTCAGGCTCAGAGGAGGCTCATGTTATTAACAGCACAGGTAATTAGCCACTGGGGATAATTAACAACCACCAGTGAGGCTAATGAACAAACTTATCCAGGCTGCAGCACAGTCTCCATCACAAGGAGGCTTTCTTGGAAGCTCTGCCATTATGTTACCTAATCACAGCCCAGAAATGCTCTCTGGCCTGGCTGCAGCAAGAGCCTGGGGCAATCAAAGGCAGTTTTCACTTTGGGCTGATGACAACAACCCtttctgggtgctggggaaggcagcagaggcagaaacCTGCCTGGAAAGAGGGTGGGAGGGACCTGGGGTTATCTCCTGCCCTCCAGCCCAGGGTCTGCATCTGCTGACCAACTCTGAGCCACAGCTCCAGACTCTGCCTGCAGTGCCCTGTCTGCTGCTTAACTAACTGCTCAGGCCCTGGGGTGAACCAGAGTGTGGGCACAGGCTGAGTGGGAGCTCTCAGTCCAGCACTGCAAtcctgggagctgggagggtGTCCCTGCATTTCAAAGGCAGCTCTGGGCATTTTACAGGCTCGTGGCATTTCTAGTTCCTGAAACCCCACTGAAGTGACAGAGGGCACAAAGCACAGCACAACCCACCCTCCCCAGGAACCAGAGCACTTGGAAATGCCTTTTCCTCCCCTACCTGTTTGTGCATTTCAATATTCAGCCCATAGGACATCTCATAATACTGCAGAATGGGAGAGAAGAGAACAAAAGAGATTGTTAAGTCAGGTCTCTCCAGCAGGTAAAGTGGCTCcacacagcagtgctgggaacTGGGCAagatggaaagagaggagagagcagccCTAAGGAACAGAGACCTTCTCCAGGCCCAAGTACTCCCTTGCTCACCCTGCTCCAGTCTCAcactgctgcagaaggagacCTGGGAACTTGCCAATTGGGCCCCACACAACAGCCCTCACAGACACCTTTTAGCAGCCTGCATCAAGGTGAGAGTGAGTGATGCTGCTCCAAACCTGGAAAAAGGCTCAGGGCTCCACAGACTTCCATACTGACAGCCAGAAGAGAGGCAGGCTGGCTGTACAAGCCCTGCCTGGCTGACATCCTAAAGCCCACGTGGCTGCTTCAGCAGCAAATGGAAGAGATCACAACTGGGCTTCATCTAGCAAGTAACACATCCAGCTGCACACAGTCCCAGCTGTTTGGGAAGAAGctatgtagagaaaaaaaacaacccccaacaTCCCACAAACAAAATATACACATAAAAACCCCACCCAGAAacagccccccacacacacacagcagcaacaGGCAGTTCCAGAGCAATCTATTGGCAGGAGAAGCTGATTCCTGACCCCTGGAAGAAGCTGTTTGAAGGCTGATGTTGGAGAGGGTTTGAAATCTGCAGCTTTACAGGCTGCAAGCCTGATTCTTCTGGAGGCAAAAGAtaaaaccccaaccaaccaaaccactCCATTCAAGATGATGACTGCTGCTTTGGTACTGACACCAAAGCCCCCAGCATGGCATTGACACAATCTCAGTCTGCTCTGGCTCCTGAGGCTTCTGTGCATTCTGGAGACTGAGCAGGAAACAGGAGCCCAACAACCCTCAAGCTGCTCACTGGGACTTGTTTAAACCCAAATCACAGCAGCTGTAGCAGCTTTTGCACATTGACTGAAGCCCTCCTCTCTGCTTGCTGTgactcagtgtgctggggagctccaggcaggcagagcctgcagtgctgcacaATGAGCACCAGCCAgcccttcccctctgctgccaACCTCAATCCATTCTGGTGACTGTCAACATgaaagaggaggggggaaataaTAGATCTCTCAGCCACACCTGGAGATGAGAGTCTCCATGCAGGATGCAAGGTCCAGGAAGCAATCAGCAGCGAGAACAGGGCAGGCTTCCCCATGATACAAGGCAAGTTGTGACCCCTTCTCCTTGTCCCCTTGCTCCCCACAGCCTCAGAGGCTGGGCACACAGGCAGTCCAGGAGGATGGAGGGGTCAGCTTCCTTATTGCTGGGTTTCAAGTCCTATCTctgctctgaagagctgctgtaTTAATTTCTACATCTTATCTCTTCCTTCCAGGGCAGATGCAGCAGCTGGCAAGCAGGCACCAGCTCATCTTTGTGGAGAGTATCACAACCTCCTGTTAACTCCTTGCTAGGAAAGGAACAGAGCACAGCCTTGCCTGGTATCTCTCCCCTGTGCTCCAAGAGCTTTTCCACAAGTGGGAAGGCATTACCTGGCAGGCAAAGCATCCCCCTGCCTGCAACAACATGGCTGTTTCCTGGCAGGTTTCTCTTCAGCCACAGCTAAGCCTGTACCATGTCTCATGGCTAAAGGTAGCTTGGAGACTGGCATCCTTTGTGCTGGGATACACCAGCACCCTGGCTCCCCAAGGCTACCCAGGGGCACAAGAAGGTGCAGAGGGTTTCGTTCTCACTGGTTTCTGCCTCCAACTAAAGCACTGCTTGGTTTTTCACTAGCTGGGACTCTGCTGAGGTCCCTGGATGCCTGCACAGCAGCACCTTGCAGCTGATTCTGCAGTGTGtaagagctgctgcctgccccagggcactgggagcaggGCCATGCAGCCACAGCCAAGGACCCCCATCACCACCCATCAAGCAGTCACCCCCTGGGCTCCCCACTTCTCTCCATCCAACAGCTCTCTCCCACTTGCCC contains the following coding sequences:
- the TLE5 gene encoding TLE family member 5 isoform X2 translates to MMFPQSRHSGSSHLPQQLKFTTSDSCDRIKDEFQLLQAQYHSLKLECDKLASEKSEMQRHYVMYYEMSYGLNIEMHKQAEIVKRLNGICAQVLPYLSQEHQQQVLGAIERAKQVTAPELNSIIRQLQAHQLSQLQALALPLTPLPMGLQPPSLPAVSAGTGLLSLSALGSQAHLSKEDKNGHDGDAHQDDDGEKSD
- the TLE5 gene encoding TLE family member 5 isoform X1 — protein: MMFPQSRHSGSSHLPQQLKFTTSDSCDRIKDEFQLLQAQYHSLKLECDKLASEKSEMQRHYVMYYEMSYGLNIEMHKQAEIVKRLNGICAQVLPYLSQEHQQQVLGAIERAKQVTAPELNSIIRQQLQAHQLSQLQALALPLTPLPMGLQPPSLPAVSAGTGLLSLSALGSQAHLSKEDKNGHDGDAHQDDDGEKSD